One Notolabrus celidotus isolate fNotCel1 chromosome 18, fNotCel1.pri, whole genome shotgun sequence DNA window includes the following coding sequences:
- the myocd gene encoding myocardin isoform X3, giving the protein MTLLGSEHSILIRSKFRSVLQFRLQQRRTREQLADQGIMPLNHGKFPKQEDSYAFEEDSSSESLSPEQHHSDESQGSACPSSEAVGSTASSSSSPALTSPRQGGTTQDPPNQCQDEGQCAGNNSQATPPIPVPAIVKSKTSDKNRHKKPKDVKPKVKKLKYHQYIPPDQKAEKSPPPMDSAYARLLQQQQLFLQLQILSQQKHAHTHPQSQQQHTHTTHTQAQQQQRQPAFSYQPHPQSQTHKGVNEQLSACSSSGPPSQTNSNSSSPVKNSYPNQSTISPVKPGPLPANLDDLKVSELRQHLRIRGMPVSGTKTALIERLRPFKDSNACSSPSGSSDITTVTFPVTPTGSLSSYQSPSSSTLSQGGYYPYPSTSSTPPISPASSELSLSGSLPDSFSDVPMSSPTQFNLQPSPTQLNMEDGLGGGGLNGVASRAGEGGVMEGVEAEKDKMLVEKQKVIEELTWKLHQEQRQVEELKMQLHKRKRCYGATQDTIPPPPHPPLHHQQAPSMMGQHFYGVTIKQEPMSLSSSCPLSSPKHLKSSPGSCMEEMGHCNAPIPSMGGPSGPQCMDTAPSSGSPSTMSAFLSPQCSPQDSPNGKPSGSPQPSSPNNPYLLTPSLGRDSCHHPHPQVNNRVRTMQMHQKNGGQPVNCSYPSDQRGLQGVFPNSTECGHSGSAKADNHNMQPKQLTRSQQMDELLDVLIESGGCPGLLIPRFHRHYEHLSPSQLPYDHAANHITESHLETLLGSSIGRGGEVALLKMATEDGGQDEEGNRDSEGYGSPHNHHRHPHHPQQDKLMTNRELMDTPLSPINSKVMAVPEMQGMVSMAFSETPWETMEWLDLTPPSSATAFSVAPPTGPSIFNTEFLDVTDINLNSAMDLHLEHW; this is encoded by the exons TCCTACAGTTCAGACTTCAGCAGAGGAGGACACGAGAGCAGCTGGCAGACCAAGGCATCATGCCTC TGAACCATGGAAAGTTCCCGAAGCAGGAGGACTCGTATGCGTTCGAGGAGGACAGCAGCAGTGAGAGTCTGTCTCCAGAGCAGCACCACAGTGATGAGTCTCAGGGTTCAGCGTGTCCTTCATCTGAGGCAGTCGGCAGCAcggcctcttcctcttcctcacctgcaCTCACCAGCCCACGACAG GGAGGTACAACCCAAGACCCTCCTAATCAATGCCAGGATGAAGGTCAGTGTGCCGGCAACAACAGCCAGGCCACTCCCCCAATACCTGTCCCTGCTATCGTCAAG TCTAAGACATCAGACAAGAACCGGCACAAGAAGCCCAAAGATGTGAAGCCGAAGGTGAAGAAGCTGAAGTACCATCAGTACATTCCCCCGGACCAGAAGGCGGAGAAGTCCCCTCCGCCCATGGACTCGGCCTACGCCCGCctgctccagcagcagcagctcttccTGCAGCTGCAGATCCTCAGCCAGcagaaacacgcacacacacacccacagtcccagcagcagcacacacacactacacacacacaggcccagcagcagcagcgacagCCGGCGTTCAGCTACCAACCCCACCCACAGAGCCAAACACACAA AGGCGTAAACGAgcagctctcagcctgcagctcCAGTGGACCACCGAGCCAAACAAACAGTAACTCATCGTCCCCGGTAAAGAACTCTTATCCAAACCAGAGCACCATCTCGCCGGTCAAACCTGGACCACTGCCGGCTAACCTGGACGACCTAAAG GTATCAGAGCTCAGACAGCACCTGCGTATCCGCGGCATGCCTGTCTCTGGCACAAAGACTGCCCTCATCGAGCGACTCCGTCCCTTCAAGGACTCCAACGCTTGCTCCTCCCCCTCCGGCTCCTCTGACATCACCACTGTGACCTTCCCCGTCACACCGACAGGCTCCCTGTCCTCCTACCAgtccccttcctcctccacaCTCTCACAGGGAGGCTACTACCCCTACCCTAGCACTTCCTCCACCCCTCCCATCTCTCCGGCCTCCTCTGAGCTCTCCCTCAGTGGCTCGCTCCCGGACAGCTTCAGCGATGTGCCAATGTCCTCGCCAACGCAGTTCAACCTGCAGCCGTCTCCCACCCAGCTCAACATGGAGGATGGGCTTGGGGGAGGCGGACTGAATGGGGTAGCGTCGAGGGCAGGGGAGGGTGGAGTTATGGAGGGAGTAGAGGCTGAGAAGGATAAGATGCTGGTGGAGAAGCAGAAGGTGATCGAGGAGCTGACGTGGAAGCTACACCAGGAGCAAAGACAG GTTGAGGAATTGAAGATGCAACTCCACAAGAGGAAACGCTGCTACGGAGCAACACAGGACACcatccctcctccaccccaTCCACCCCTGCACCACCAGCAGGCTCCCTCCATGATGGGACAGCACTTCTATGGGGTGACGATCAAGCAAGAGCCCATGTCTTTGTCCTCCAGCTGCCCCCTGTCCTCTCCAAAGCATCTGAAGAGCTCACCTGGCAGCTGCATGGAGGAGATGGGACACTGCAACGCCCCCATCCCCAGTATGGGGGGTCCAAGTGGACCACAATGTATGGACACGGCCCCGTCCTCTGGCAGTCCCTCCACAATGTCTGCCTTCCTCAGTCCACAGTGCTCTCCACAGGACTCCCCCAATGGAAAGCCTTCAGGGAGCCCCCAGCCTTCATCTCCTAATAACCCCTACCTGCTAACACCTTCTCTGGGGAGGGACAGCTGCCATCACCCCCACCCCCAGGTCAACAACAGAGTACGCACCATGCAG ATGCATCAGAAGAACGGTGGCCAGCCGGTGAACTGTTCTTATCCTTCAGACCAAAGAGGCCTTCAGGGAGTCTTTCCAAACTCTACAGAGTGTGGTCACAGCGGCTCAGCTAAGGCCGACAACCACAACATGCAACCTAAG CAACTGACCAGAAGTCAgcagatggatgaactgctggaCGTGCTCATAGAGAGTGGAG GGTGCCCCGGCCTCCTGATCCCGAGGTTCCACCGACACTACGAGCACCTGAGTCCCTCCCAGCTGCCATACGACCACGCAGCCAATCACATCACAGAGAGCCACCTGGAGACTCTATTGGGGAGTTCGATTGGTCGTGGAGGGGAAGTGGCTCTTCTCAAAATGGCCACAGAGGACGGGGGGCAGGATGAAGAAGGGAACAGAGACAGCGAAGGATACGGAAGCCCCCACAACCACCACCGCCATCCCCATCACCCCCAACAGGACAAACTGATGACCAACAGAGAGCTGATGGACACACCTCTGTCGCCCATCAACAGCAAGGTGATGGCGGTCCCTGAGATGCAGGGCATGGTCAGCATGGCGTTTAGTGAGACGCCGTGGGAGACAATGGAGTGGTTGGATCTGACTCCGCCCAGCTCGGCCACAGCGTTTAGCGTGGCTCCGCCCACTGGGCCGAGCATCTTCAACACAGAGTTTCTGGATGTGACAGACATTAACCTGAACTCTGCCATGGATCTCCACCTGGAGCACTGGTGA
- the myocd gene encoding myocardin isoform X1: protein MTLLGSEHSILIRSKFRSDPASDGSSLDDQMRLKRARLAEDLNEKLALRPGPLELVQKNIIPLDSALTMTVNHGKFPKQEDSYAFEEDSSSESLSPEQHHSDESQGSACPSSEAVGSTASSSSSPALTSPRQGGTTQDPPNQCQDEGQCAGNNSQATPPIPVPAIVKSKTSDKNRHKKPKDVKPKVKKLKYHQYIPPDQKAEKSPPPMDSAYARLLQQQQLFLQLQILSQQKHAHTHPQSQQQHTHTTHTQAQQQQRQPAFSYQPHPQSQTHKGVNEQLSACSSSGPPSQTNSNSSSPVKNSYPNQSTISPVKPGPLPANLDDLKVSELRQHLRIRGMPVSGTKTALIERLRPFKDSNACSSPSGSSDITTVTFPVTPTGSLSSYQSPSSSTLSQGGYYPYPSTSSTPPISPASSELSLSGSLPDSFSDVPMSSPTQFNLQPSPTQLNMEDGLGGGGLNGVASRAGEGGVMEGVEAEKDKMLVEKQKVIEELTWKLHQEQRQVEELKMQLHKRKRCYGATQDTIPPPPHPPLHHQQAPSMMGQHFYGVTIKQEPMSLSSSCPLSSPKHLKSSPGSCMEEMGHCNAPIPSMGGPSGPQCMDTAPSSGSPSTMSAFLSPQCSPQDSPNGKPSGSPQPSSPNNPYLLTPSLGRDSCHHPHPQVNNRVRTMQMHQKNGGQPVNCSYPSDQRGLQGVFPNSTECGHSGSAKADNHNMQPKMSVLPSPRHVGPKGQVPPPAFSSSDSDDLRQPPCYEDAVKQQLTRSQQMDELLDVLIESGEMPANAREERERSSVTKVVPHLNVSPGCPGLLIPRFHRHYEHLSPSQLPYDHAANHITESHLETLLGSSIGRGGEVALLKMATEDGGQDEEGNRDSEGYGSPHNHHRHPHHPQQDKLMTNRELMDTPLSPINSKVMAVPEMQGMVSMAFSETPWETMEWLDLTPPSSATAFSVAPPTGPSIFNTEFLDVTDINLNSAMDLHLEHW, encoded by the exons ACCCGGCCTCGGACGGCTCGTCTCTGGACGATCAGATGAGGCTAAAGCGAGCCCGACTCGCTGAGGACCTGAACGAGAAGCTGGCTCTCAGGCCGGGGCCCCTGGAGCTGGTCCAAAAGAATATCATTCCCCTAGACTCTGCCCTCACAATGACAG TGAACCATGGAAAGTTCCCGAAGCAGGAGGACTCGTATGCGTTCGAGGAGGACAGCAGCAGTGAGAGTCTGTCTCCAGAGCAGCACCACAGTGATGAGTCTCAGGGTTCAGCGTGTCCTTCATCTGAGGCAGTCGGCAGCAcggcctcttcctcttcctcacctgcaCTCACCAGCCCACGACAG GGAGGTACAACCCAAGACCCTCCTAATCAATGCCAGGATGAAGGTCAGTGTGCCGGCAACAACAGCCAGGCCACTCCCCCAATACCTGTCCCTGCTATCGTCAAG TCTAAGACATCAGACAAGAACCGGCACAAGAAGCCCAAAGATGTGAAGCCGAAGGTGAAGAAGCTGAAGTACCATCAGTACATTCCCCCGGACCAGAAGGCGGAGAAGTCCCCTCCGCCCATGGACTCGGCCTACGCCCGCctgctccagcagcagcagctcttccTGCAGCTGCAGATCCTCAGCCAGcagaaacacgcacacacacacccacagtcccagcagcagcacacacacactacacacacacaggcccagcagcagcagcgacagCCGGCGTTCAGCTACCAACCCCACCCACAGAGCCAAACACACAA AGGCGTAAACGAgcagctctcagcctgcagctcCAGTGGACCACCGAGCCAAACAAACAGTAACTCATCGTCCCCGGTAAAGAACTCTTATCCAAACCAGAGCACCATCTCGCCGGTCAAACCTGGACCACTGCCGGCTAACCTGGACGACCTAAAG GTATCAGAGCTCAGACAGCACCTGCGTATCCGCGGCATGCCTGTCTCTGGCACAAAGACTGCCCTCATCGAGCGACTCCGTCCCTTCAAGGACTCCAACGCTTGCTCCTCCCCCTCCGGCTCCTCTGACATCACCACTGTGACCTTCCCCGTCACACCGACAGGCTCCCTGTCCTCCTACCAgtccccttcctcctccacaCTCTCACAGGGAGGCTACTACCCCTACCCTAGCACTTCCTCCACCCCTCCCATCTCTCCGGCCTCCTCTGAGCTCTCCCTCAGTGGCTCGCTCCCGGACAGCTTCAGCGATGTGCCAATGTCCTCGCCAACGCAGTTCAACCTGCAGCCGTCTCCCACCCAGCTCAACATGGAGGATGGGCTTGGGGGAGGCGGACTGAATGGGGTAGCGTCGAGGGCAGGGGAGGGTGGAGTTATGGAGGGAGTAGAGGCTGAGAAGGATAAGATGCTGGTGGAGAAGCAGAAGGTGATCGAGGAGCTGACGTGGAAGCTACACCAGGAGCAAAGACAG GTTGAGGAATTGAAGATGCAACTCCACAAGAGGAAACGCTGCTACGGAGCAACACAGGACACcatccctcctccaccccaTCCACCCCTGCACCACCAGCAGGCTCCCTCCATGATGGGACAGCACTTCTATGGGGTGACGATCAAGCAAGAGCCCATGTCTTTGTCCTCCAGCTGCCCCCTGTCCTCTCCAAAGCATCTGAAGAGCTCACCTGGCAGCTGCATGGAGGAGATGGGACACTGCAACGCCCCCATCCCCAGTATGGGGGGTCCAAGTGGACCACAATGTATGGACACGGCCCCGTCCTCTGGCAGTCCCTCCACAATGTCTGCCTTCCTCAGTCCACAGTGCTCTCCACAGGACTCCCCCAATGGAAAGCCTTCAGGGAGCCCCCAGCCTTCATCTCCTAATAACCCCTACCTGCTAACACCTTCTCTGGGGAGGGACAGCTGCCATCACCCCCACCCCCAGGTCAACAACAGAGTACGCACCATGCAG ATGCATCAGAAGAACGGTGGCCAGCCGGTGAACTGTTCTTATCCTTCAGACCAAAGAGGCCTTCAGGGAGTCTTTCCAAACTCTACAGAGTGTGGTCACAGCGGCTCAGCTAAGGCCGACAACCACAACATGCAACCTAAG ATGTCAGTATTGCCCTCTCCTCGGCATGTTGGCCCAAAGGGCCAGGTCCCCCCCCCTGCCTTCAGTAGCTCAGATTCAGATGACTTAAGACAGCCCCCATGCTATGAGGATGCAGTCAAGCAG CAACTGACCAGAAGTCAgcagatggatgaactgctggaCGTGCTCATAGAGAGTGGAG AGATGCCTGCTAACgccagagaagagagggagaggtccTCTGTAACCAAAGTTGTGCCTCACCTTAATGTGTCCCCAGGGTGCCCCGGCCTCCTGATCCCGAGGTTCCACCGACACTACGAGCACCTGAGTCCCTCCCAGCTGCCATACGACCACGCAGCCAATCACATCACAGAGAGCCACCTGGAGACTCTATTGGGGAGTTCGATTGGTCGTGGAGGGGAAGTGGCTCTTCTCAAAATGGCCACAGAGGACGGGGGGCAGGATGAAGAAGGGAACAGAGACAGCGAAGGATACGGAAGCCCCCACAACCACCACCGCCATCCCCATCACCCCCAACAGGACAAACTGATGACCAACAGAGAGCTGATGGACACACCTCTGTCGCCCATCAACAGCAAGGTGATGGCGGTCCCTGAGATGCAGGGCATGGTCAGCATGGCGTTTAGTGAGACGCCGTGGGAGACAATGGAGTGGTTGGATCTGACTCCGCCCAGCTCGGCCACAGCGTTTAGCGTGGCTCCGCCCACTGGGCCGAGCATCTTCAACACAGAGTTTCTGGATGTGACAGACATTAACCTGAACTCTGCCATGGATCTCCACCTGGAGCACTGGTGA
- the myocd gene encoding myocardin isoform X4, with product MTLLGSEHSILIRSKFRSVNHGKFPKQEDSYAFEEDSSSESLSPEQHHSDESQGSACPSSEAVGSTASSSSSPALTSPRQGGTTQDPPNQCQDEGQCAGNNSQATPPIPVPAIVKSKTSDKNRHKKPKDVKPKVKKLKYHQYIPPDQKAEKSPPPMDSAYARLLQQQQLFLQLQILSQQKHAHTHPQSQQQHTHTTHTQAQQQQRQPAFSYQPHPQSQTHKGVNEQLSACSSSGPPSQTNSNSSSPVKNSYPNQSTISPVKPGPLPANLDDLKVSELRQHLRIRGMPVSGTKTALIERLRPFKDSNACSSPSGSSDITTVTFPVTPTGSLSSYQSPSSSTLSQGGYYPYPSTSSTPPISPASSELSLSGSLPDSFSDVPMSSPTQFNLQPSPTQLNMEDGLGGGGLNGVASRAGEGGVMEGVEAEKDKMLVEKQKVIEELTWKLHQEQRQVEELKMQLHKRKRCYGATQDTIPPPPHPPLHHQQAPSMMGQHFYGVTIKQEPMSLSSSCPLSSPKHLKSSPGSCMEEMGHCNAPIPSMGGPSGPQCMDTAPSSGSPSTMSAFLSPQCSPQDSPNGKPSGSPQPSSPNNPYLLTPSLGRDSCHHPHPQVNNRVRTMQMHQKNGGQPVNCSYPSDQRGLQGVFPNSTECGHSGSAKADNHNMQPKQLTRSQQMDELLDVLIESGGCPGLLIPRFHRHYEHLSPSQLPYDHAANHITESHLETLLGSSIGRGGEVALLKMATEDGGQDEEGNRDSEGYGSPHNHHRHPHHPQQDKLMTNRELMDTPLSPINSKVMAVPEMQGMVSMAFSETPWETMEWLDLTPPSSATAFSVAPPTGPSIFNTEFLDVTDINLNSAMDLHLEHW from the exons TGAACCATGGAAAGTTCCCGAAGCAGGAGGACTCGTATGCGTTCGAGGAGGACAGCAGCAGTGAGAGTCTGTCTCCAGAGCAGCACCACAGTGATGAGTCTCAGGGTTCAGCGTGTCCTTCATCTGAGGCAGTCGGCAGCAcggcctcttcctcttcctcacctgcaCTCACCAGCCCACGACAG GGAGGTACAACCCAAGACCCTCCTAATCAATGCCAGGATGAAGGTCAGTGTGCCGGCAACAACAGCCAGGCCACTCCCCCAATACCTGTCCCTGCTATCGTCAAG TCTAAGACATCAGACAAGAACCGGCACAAGAAGCCCAAAGATGTGAAGCCGAAGGTGAAGAAGCTGAAGTACCATCAGTACATTCCCCCGGACCAGAAGGCGGAGAAGTCCCCTCCGCCCATGGACTCGGCCTACGCCCGCctgctccagcagcagcagctcttccTGCAGCTGCAGATCCTCAGCCAGcagaaacacgcacacacacacccacagtcccagcagcagcacacacacactacacacacacaggcccagcagcagcagcgacagCCGGCGTTCAGCTACCAACCCCACCCACAGAGCCAAACACACAA AGGCGTAAACGAgcagctctcagcctgcagctcCAGTGGACCACCGAGCCAAACAAACAGTAACTCATCGTCCCCGGTAAAGAACTCTTATCCAAACCAGAGCACCATCTCGCCGGTCAAACCTGGACCACTGCCGGCTAACCTGGACGACCTAAAG GTATCAGAGCTCAGACAGCACCTGCGTATCCGCGGCATGCCTGTCTCTGGCACAAAGACTGCCCTCATCGAGCGACTCCGTCCCTTCAAGGACTCCAACGCTTGCTCCTCCCCCTCCGGCTCCTCTGACATCACCACTGTGACCTTCCCCGTCACACCGACAGGCTCCCTGTCCTCCTACCAgtccccttcctcctccacaCTCTCACAGGGAGGCTACTACCCCTACCCTAGCACTTCCTCCACCCCTCCCATCTCTCCGGCCTCCTCTGAGCTCTCCCTCAGTGGCTCGCTCCCGGACAGCTTCAGCGATGTGCCAATGTCCTCGCCAACGCAGTTCAACCTGCAGCCGTCTCCCACCCAGCTCAACATGGAGGATGGGCTTGGGGGAGGCGGACTGAATGGGGTAGCGTCGAGGGCAGGGGAGGGTGGAGTTATGGAGGGAGTAGAGGCTGAGAAGGATAAGATGCTGGTGGAGAAGCAGAAGGTGATCGAGGAGCTGACGTGGAAGCTACACCAGGAGCAAAGACAG GTTGAGGAATTGAAGATGCAACTCCACAAGAGGAAACGCTGCTACGGAGCAACACAGGACACcatccctcctccaccccaTCCACCCCTGCACCACCAGCAGGCTCCCTCCATGATGGGACAGCACTTCTATGGGGTGACGATCAAGCAAGAGCCCATGTCTTTGTCCTCCAGCTGCCCCCTGTCCTCTCCAAAGCATCTGAAGAGCTCACCTGGCAGCTGCATGGAGGAGATGGGACACTGCAACGCCCCCATCCCCAGTATGGGGGGTCCAAGTGGACCACAATGTATGGACACGGCCCCGTCCTCTGGCAGTCCCTCCACAATGTCTGCCTTCCTCAGTCCACAGTGCTCTCCACAGGACTCCCCCAATGGAAAGCCTTCAGGGAGCCCCCAGCCTTCATCTCCTAATAACCCCTACCTGCTAACACCTTCTCTGGGGAGGGACAGCTGCCATCACCCCCACCCCCAGGTCAACAACAGAGTACGCACCATGCAG ATGCATCAGAAGAACGGTGGCCAGCCGGTGAACTGTTCTTATCCTTCAGACCAAAGAGGCCTTCAGGGAGTCTTTCCAAACTCTACAGAGTGTGGTCACAGCGGCTCAGCTAAGGCCGACAACCACAACATGCAACCTAAG CAACTGACCAGAAGTCAgcagatggatgaactgctggaCGTGCTCATAGAGAGTGGAG GGTGCCCCGGCCTCCTGATCCCGAGGTTCCACCGACACTACGAGCACCTGAGTCCCTCCCAGCTGCCATACGACCACGCAGCCAATCACATCACAGAGAGCCACCTGGAGACTCTATTGGGGAGTTCGATTGGTCGTGGAGGGGAAGTGGCTCTTCTCAAAATGGCCACAGAGGACGGGGGGCAGGATGAAGAAGGGAACAGAGACAGCGAAGGATACGGAAGCCCCCACAACCACCACCGCCATCCCCATCACCCCCAACAGGACAAACTGATGACCAACAGAGAGCTGATGGACACACCTCTGTCGCCCATCAACAGCAAGGTGATGGCGGTCCCTGAGATGCAGGGCATGGTCAGCATGGCGTTTAGTGAGACGCCGTGGGAGACAATGGAGTGGTTGGATCTGACTCCGCCCAGCTCGGCCACAGCGTTTAGCGTGGCTCCGCCCACTGGGCCGAGCATCTTCAACACAGAGTTTCTGGATGTGACAGACATTAACCTGAACTCTGCCATGGATCTCCACCTGGAGCACTGGTGA
- the myocd gene encoding myocardin isoform X2 yields MTLLGSEHSILIRSKFRSVNHGKFPKQEDSYAFEEDSSSESLSPEQHHSDESQGSACPSSEAVGSTASSSSSPALTSPRQGGTTQDPPNQCQDEGQCAGNNSQATPPIPVPAIVKSKTSDKNRHKKPKDVKPKVKKLKYHQYIPPDQKAEKSPPPMDSAYARLLQQQQLFLQLQILSQQKHAHTHPQSQQQHTHTTHTQAQQQQRQPAFSYQPHPQSQTHKGVNEQLSACSSSGPPSQTNSNSSSPVKNSYPNQSTISPVKPGPLPANLDDLKVSELRQHLRIRGMPVSGTKTALIERLRPFKDSNACSSPSGSSDITTVTFPVTPTGSLSSYQSPSSSTLSQGGYYPYPSTSSTPPISPASSELSLSGSLPDSFSDVPMSSPTQFNLQPSPTQLNMEDGLGGGGLNGVASRAGEGGVMEGVEAEKDKMLVEKQKVIEELTWKLHQEQRQVEELKMQLHKRKRCYGATQDTIPPPPHPPLHHQQAPSMMGQHFYGVTIKQEPMSLSSSCPLSSPKHLKSSPGSCMEEMGHCNAPIPSMGGPSGPQCMDTAPSSGSPSTMSAFLSPQCSPQDSPNGKPSGSPQPSSPNNPYLLTPSLGRDSCHHPHPQVNNRVRTMQMHQKNGGQPVNCSYPSDQRGLQGVFPNSTECGHSGSAKADNHNMQPKQLTRSQQMDELLDVLIESGEMPANAREERERSSVTKVVPHLNVSPGCPGLLIPRFHRHYEHLSPSQLPYDHAANHITESHLETLLGSSIGRGGEVALLKMATEDGGQDEEGNRDSEGYGSPHNHHRHPHHPQQDKLMTNRELMDTPLSPINSKVMAVPEMQGMVSMAFSETPWETMEWLDLTPPSSATAFSVAPPTGPSIFNTEFLDVTDINLNSAMDLHLEHW; encoded by the exons TGAACCATGGAAAGTTCCCGAAGCAGGAGGACTCGTATGCGTTCGAGGAGGACAGCAGCAGTGAGAGTCTGTCTCCAGAGCAGCACCACAGTGATGAGTCTCAGGGTTCAGCGTGTCCTTCATCTGAGGCAGTCGGCAGCAcggcctcttcctcttcctcacctgcaCTCACCAGCCCACGACAG GGAGGTACAACCCAAGACCCTCCTAATCAATGCCAGGATGAAGGTCAGTGTGCCGGCAACAACAGCCAGGCCACTCCCCCAATACCTGTCCCTGCTATCGTCAAG TCTAAGACATCAGACAAGAACCGGCACAAGAAGCCCAAAGATGTGAAGCCGAAGGTGAAGAAGCTGAAGTACCATCAGTACATTCCCCCGGACCAGAAGGCGGAGAAGTCCCCTCCGCCCATGGACTCGGCCTACGCCCGCctgctccagcagcagcagctcttccTGCAGCTGCAGATCCTCAGCCAGcagaaacacgcacacacacacccacagtcccagcagcagcacacacacactacacacacacaggcccagcagcagcagcgacagCCGGCGTTCAGCTACCAACCCCACCCACAGAGCCAAACACACAA AGGCGTAAACGAgcagctctcagcctgcagctcCAGTGGACCACCGAGCCAAACAAACAGTAACTCATCGTCCCCGGTAAAGAACTCTTATCCAAACCAGAGCACCATCTCGCCGGTCAAACCTGGACCACTGCCGGCTAACCTGGACGACCTAAAG GTATCAGAGCTCAGACAGCACCTGCGTATCCGCGGCATGCCTGTCTCTGGCACAAAGACTGCCCTCATCGAGCGACTCCGTCCCTTCAAGGACTCCAACGCTTGCTCCTCCCCCTCCGGCTCCTCTGACATCACCACTGTGACCTTCCCCGTCACACCGACAGGCTCCCTGTCCTCCTACCAgtccccttcctcctccacaCTCTCACAGGGAGGCTACTACCCCTACCCTAGCACTTCCTCCACCCCTCCCATCTCTCCGGCCTCCTCTGAGCTCTCCCTCAGTGGCTCGCTCCCGGACAGCTTCAGCGATGTGCCAATGTCCTCGCCAACGCAGTTCAACCTGCAGCCGTCTCCCACCCAGCTCAACATGGAGGATGGGCTTGGGGGAGGCGGACTGAATGGGGTAGCGTCGAGGGCAGGGGAGGGTGGAGTTATGGAGGGAGTAGAGGCTGAGAAGGATAAGATGCTGGTGGAGAAGCAGAAGGTGATCGAGGAGCTGACGTGGAAGCTACACCAGGAGCAAAGACAG GTTGAGGAATTGAAGATGCAACTCCACAAGAGGAAACGCTGCTACGGAGCAACACAGGACACcatccctcctccaccccaTCCACCCCTGCACCACCAGCAGGCTCCCTCCATGATGGGACAGCACTTCTATGGGGTGACGATCAAGCAAGAGCCCATGTCTTTGTCCTCCAGCTGCCCCCTGTCCTCTCCAAAGCATCTGAAGAGCTCACCTGGCAGCTGCATGGAGGAGATGGGACACTGCAACGCCCCCATCCCCAGTATGGGGGGTCCAAGTGGACCACAATGTATGGACACGGCCCCGTCCTCTGGCAGTCCCTCCACAATGTCTGCCTTCCTCAGTCCACAGTGCTCTCCACAGGACTCCCCCAATGGAAAGCCTTCAGGGAGCCCCCAGCCTTCATCTCCTAATAACCCCTACCTGCTAACACCTTCTCTGGGGAGGGACAGCTGCCATCACCCCCACCCCCAGGTCAACAACAGAGTACGCACCATGCAG ATGCATCAGAAGAACGGTGGCCAGCCGGTGAACTGTTCTTATCCTTCAGACCAAAGAGGCCTTCAGGGAGTCTTTCCAAACTCTACAGAGTGTGGTCACAGCGGCTCAGCTAAGGCCGACAACCACAACATGCAACCTAAG CAACTGACCAGAAGTCAgcagatggatgaactgctggaCGTGCTCATAGAGAGTGGAG AGATGCCTGCTAACgccagagaagagagggagaggtccTCTGTAACCAAAGTTGTGCCTCACCTTAATGTGTCCCCAGGGTGCCCCGGCCTCCTGATCCCGAGGTTCCACCGACACTACGAGCACCTGAGTCCCTCCCAGCTGCCATACGACCACGCAGCCAATCACATCACAGAGAGCCACCTGGAGACTCTATTGGGGAGTTCGATTGGTCGTGGAGGGGAAGTGGCTCTTCTCAAAATGGCCACAGAGGACGGGGGGCAGGATGAAGAAGGGAACAGAGACAGCGAAGGATACGGAAGCCCCCACAACCACCACCGCCATCCCCATCACCCCCAACAGGACAAACTGATGACCAACAGAGAGCTGATGGACACACCTCTGTCGCCCATCAACAGCAAGGTGATGGCGGTCCCTGAGATGCAGGGCATGGTCAGCATGGCGTTTAGTGAGACGCCGTGGGAGACAATGGAGTGGTTGGATCTGACTCCGCCCAGCTCGGCCACAGCGTTTAGCGTGGCTCCGCCCACTGGGCCGAGCATCTTCAACACAGAGTTTCTGGATGTGACAGACATTAACCTGAACTCTGCCATGGATCTCCACCTGGAGCACTGGTGA